In Topomyia yanbarensis strain Yona2022 chromosome 2, ASM3024719v1, whole genome shotgun sequence, one DNA window encodes the following:
- the LOC131678802 gene encoding methylcrotonoyl-CoA carboxylase subunit alpha, mitochondrial, whose translation MLFAIRQALSRCRYFSTGRRYAAKTVQTKQINKLLIANRGEIACRVMRTAQRLGIQTVAVFSDADERALHVKMANEAFNIGPPASQQSYLRGDKILEVAKRSGCQAIHPGYGFLSENVEFADLCQREQVIFIGPPASAIRDMGIKSTSKHIMSEAGVPIINGYHGEDQSDDRLIQEAKKIGFPLMIKAVRGGGGKGMRIAETEADFLSALQSARTESEKAFGDTAMLLERYVRSPRHVEVQVFADHHGNAVYLYERDCSVQRRHQKIIEEAPAPGLSEELRVQLGEAAVRAAKAVNYVGAGTVEFILDKEDLSFHFMEMNTRLQVEHPITEMITGTDLVEWQIKVASGEPLPLTQDQIRKRGHAFEARIYAEDPAGGFLPGAGPLNYLSTPEASSTTRVETGVRQGDEVSIHYDPMIAKLVVWGENRSSALQLLVKQLRNYQIAGLQTNINFLIDLASHSHFQAADVHTGFIEQHMSTLFPTKTTSAIKIAQMALAYVLNENASTRKSPSRLNPFDLELNFRPNYTPSKNIKLKIGETEHQVEVQSKGIDYQVRVDRGQWLQVKVTRKPHENRYLLQTNIDGHVHSFNAVIDNESISMYDDDGQTSAEVVQPKFLNADSAMGGVNVGSVLAPMPGVLDKLFVKPGDLVKVGTPVAVLIAMKMEHVLKAAKEGVVKAVLNAEGDNVRKGAVLISFE comes from the exons atgTTATTCGCAATAAGACAAGCACTCAGTAG ATGTCGATACTTTTCTACCGGCCGACGATATGccgcaaaaactgtccaaactaaACAAATCAACAAACTGCTGATTGCAAACCGGGGCGAAATCGCCTGTCGAGTCATGCGTACTGCCCAGCGCCTAGGCATCCAAACGGTAGCCGTGTTTTCCGATGCTGATGAACGAGCACTGCATGTAAAAATGGCAAACGAAGCATTCAATATCGGACCACCGGCTTCGCAACAATCCTATCTGCGAGGTGACAAGATTCTGGAGGTGGCAAAACGGTCCGGATGCCAGGCAATCCATCCCGGGTATGGTTTTCTCTCGGAGAATGTTGAATTTGCGGATCTATGCCAGAGAGAGCAAGTTATTTTTATAGGACCCCCAGCTAGTGCTATCCGGGATATGGGAATTAAAAGTACGTCGAAGCACATCATGAGCGAAGCAGGTGTGCCGATCATTAACGGTTATCACGGGGAGGATCAGTCTGATGACCGATTGATTCAGGAGGCAAAGAAAATCGGGTTTCCACTCATGATCAAGGCTGTTCGCGGTGGCGGTGGAAAA ggTATGCGAATCGCTGAAACGGAAGCGGACTTCTTGTCTGCTTTGCAGTCCGCCCGAACTGAGTCTGAGAAAGCATTCGGTGATACAGCGATGCTACTGGAACGATATGTTCGATCCCCTCGCCACGTTGAAGTGCAAGTCTTTGCCGATCATCACGGTAATGCCGTCTACCTGTACGAGCGGGATTGTTCCGTGCAACGGCGTCATCAGAAAATTATCGAGGAAGCCCCTGCTCCAGGTCTATCCGAGGAATTACGCGTCCAGCTAGGCGAGGCGGCAGTCCGCGCAGCTAAGGCCGTTAATTATGTTGGTGCTGGAACGGTTGAGTTCATCCTGGACAAAGAAGATCTTTCTTTTCACTTTATGGAGATGAACACTCGTCTGCAGGTTGAACATCCGATCACGGAAATGATCACCGGAACCGACCTGGTAGAATGGCAAATCAAGGTTGCTTCTGGAGAACCGCTTCCGTTGACACAGGATCAAATCCGCAAGAGAGGACATGCCTTTGAGGCGAGAATCTACGCAGAAGACCCAGCTGGTGGATTCCTTCCTGGAGCAGGTCCCTTGAACTATCTCTCAACACCGGAAGCATCCAGTACTACTCGCGTGGAAACTGGAGTTCGACAAGGTGATGAAGTATCCATCCATTACGATCCTATGATTGCCAAATTGGTTGTCTGGGGAGAAAATCGCTCAAGTGCTCTGCAACTATTGGTTAAACAACTACGGAACTACCAAATAGCAGGTTTACAGACGAACATCAACTTCCTAATCGACTTGGCTAGCCATAGTCACTTTCAAGCCGCTGACGTCCACACCGGATTCATTGAACAGCACATGTCAACTTTGtttccaacgaaaactacatCAGCTATCAAAATTGCTCAAATGGCGTTAGCCTATGTCCTAAACGAGAACGCAAGCACACGAAAGTCTCCGAGCCGTTTAAACCCTTTTGACCTAGAATTGAACTTCCGACCAAATTACACCCCATCGAAAAACATTAAACTTAAAATTGGCGAAACGGAACATCAGGTTGAAGTACAATCTAAAGGAATCGATTATCAGGTTCGAGTTGATAGAGGTCAGTGGTTGCAAGTTAAGGTTACTAGGAAACCACACGAGAACCGTTACCTGTTGCAGACAAATATTGACGGTCATGTACACAGCTTTAATGCAGTGATTGATAATGAATCAATTTCGATGTATGACGAT GATGGACAAACATCAGCTGAAGTGGTTCAACCCAAATTCCTTAACGCTGACAGCGCGATGGGTGGTGTCAACGTAGGTAGCGTCCTGGCACCGATGCCCGGTGTTTTGGATAAGCTTTTTGTCAAACCCGGTGACTTGGTGAAGGTTGGAACTCCGGTAGCGGTTCTGATTGCTATGAAGATGGAACACGTTCTGAAGGCGGCCAAAGAGGGGGTGGTCAAAGCGGTCCTCAATGCCGAAGGTGACAATGTGCGAAAGGGAGCAGTTCTGATTTCGTTCGAATAG